A stretch of the Papaver somniferum cultivar HN1 chromosome 6, ASM357369v1, whole genome shotgun sequence genome encodes the following:
- the LOC113286962 gene encoding transcription factor TGA1-like, producing MSSPTTQFATSGTMGIYQQSHQVNMWGNPFRADTSPNTCVSAVLEDDGKLDNKSEDNSNGTIGSSKKYDQEASKPVEKVLRRLAQNREAARKSRLRKKAYVQQLETSRLKLTQIEQELGRARQQGAYVGGVDTSNLGLSGTVNSGVAAFEMEYGHWVEEQNRRTSELRNALQASVSDIELRMLVENGMNHYYELFRMKGTVAKSDVFYLMSGMWKTSAERFFLWIGGFRPSELLKVLKPHIEPLSDQQLLEVYNLQHSSQQAEDALSQGMDKLQNSLSLALAANSLPEGNYVSNMSAAMVELEALVSFVDQADHLRQQTLQQMSRILTTRQAARGLLALGDYFQRLRALSSLWAARPREAS from the exons ATGAGCTCTCCGACAACTCAGTTCGCAACTTCTGGAACTATGGGTATATATCAACAATCTCACCAGGTTAATATGTGGGGGAATCCATTTAGGGCTGATACAAGTCCAAATACATGTGTGTCGGCGGTTTTGGAGGACGATGGTAAACTTGATAACAAG TCCGAGGATAATTCTAATGGAACAATAGGATCTTCGAAAAAGTATGATCAGGAAGCAAGCAAGCCCGTTGAGAAG GTACTAAGACGGCTTGCACAAAATCGTGAAGCTGCACGGAAAAGTCGTTTGCGGAAAAAG GCCTATGTTCAACAATTGGAAACTAGTCGGTTGAAGTTGACACAAATTGAACAGGAGCTTGGCAGAGCTAGACAACAG GGTGCATATGTAGGTGGTGTAGATACTAGTAATCTAGGGTTGTCAGGAACTGTAAACTCAG GGGTTGCTGCTTTTGAAATGGAGTATGGACACTGGGTTGAAGAACAAAATCGGCGGACTTCTGAATTAAGAAACGCTCTGCAAGCTTCAGTTAGTGATATAGAACTGCGCATGCTTGTTGAAAACGGCATGAACCATTACTATGAACTTTTCCGCATGAAAGGTACTGTTGCAAAGTCGGATGTCTTCTACTTGATGTCTGGCATGTGGAAAACGTCCGCAGAACGTTTTTTTCTATGGATTGGAGGATTCCGTCCGTCGGAACTTCTGAAG GTTCTCAAACCACATATAGAACCACTGTCGGACCAACAACTTTTAGAAGTATATAACCTGCAACATTCATCTCAACAAGCTGAAGATGCTCTTTCTCAAGGGATGGATAAACTTCAGAACTCGCTTTCTCTAGCACTTGCAGCCAATTCTTTGCCTGAAGGAAactatgtgtctaatatgtctgcTGCGATGGTCGAGTTGGAAGCTCTTGTGAGCTTCGTGGACCAG GCAGACCATCTCCGACAACAAACTCTGCAACAAATGTCCCGAATTCTGACAACCCGTCAAGCTGCTCGAGGTTTACTTGCATTAGGCGACTATTTCCAGCGTCTTCGTGCCCTGAGCTCTCTATGGGCTGCCCGCCCTCGAGAAGCATCCTAA
- the LOC113290508 gene encoding uncharacterized protein LOC113290508, producing the protein MWKGFLQGYVHWIYHGEGEEEDYMSNGTVIGDEDDRMKELINEMVPDYDEDAPKDEASNFYQVLEDAKVPLYPGCEKYSRLSFTIHLLHIKCQGGLSIKWFNVLLNLLIKAFPDAKLPRNFYEARKTISNLGHSYTKIDACPNDCMLYWKDDADRNDCRVCGVSRWKNVSSNTNNGSENRRTPKGKKIPEKQLRYFNLKPRLQKLFMSPQPATDMRYHAEERINDGLLRHPADAKTWKTFDKRHPTFAADPRNVRLALASDGMNPYGNMMNPHSTWPVVLIIYNLPPWEVMQEQNFILSMIISGPKSPGNDIDVYLQPLIEELKELWYVGVTTYDASKKEYFQLRAALLGTINDFPALAMLSGWSTKGSLACPCCGSDPCSTRLRYGGKFCYMQHRGSCLLITSGDNRQHPSTGKKSLEKNHI; encoded by the coding sequence ATGTGGAAAGGGTTTCTGCAAGGATATGTCCATTGGATATACCATGGGGAGGGTGAGGAGGAGGACTATATGTCTAATGGTACTGTGATTGGGGATGAAGACGACCGAATGAAGGAACTGATAAATGAGATGGTGcctgattatgatgaagatgcTCCAAAAGACGAAGCTTCAAATTTTTACCAGGTCCTGGAAGATGCAAAGGTTCCACTATATCCTGGTTGTGAAAAGTACTCACGGTTGTCCTTTACCATACACTTGCTTCACATCAAGTGCCAAGGTGGTCTGAGCATCAAGTGGTTTAACGTGCTACTGAATCTCTTGATCAAGGCATTTCCAGATGCCAAACTTCCAAGGAACTTTTACGAAGCTAGGAAAACAATCAGTAACTTGGGTCATAGCTACACTAAGATCGATGCTTGTCCTAACGATTGCATGTTATATTGGAAAGATGACGCGGATAGAAATGATTGTCGGGTATGTGGTGTTTCTAGATGGAAAAACGTTTCATCTAATACTAATAACGGGTCAGAAAATAGAAGGACACCGAAAGGGAAGAAGATTCCTGAAAAACAACTAAGGTACTTCAACTTGAAGCCCAGACTTCAAAAGTTATTTATGTCTCCACAGCCTGCTACTGATATGCGATATCATGCTGAAGAACGTATCAATGATGGACTTTTGAGACATCCTGCTGATGCGAAGACATGGAAAACCTTTGATAAGAGGCATCCAACGTTTGCAGCTGACCCTAGGAATGTGAGACTTGCATTAGCAAGTGATGGCATGAATCCTTACGGAAATATGATGAATCCGCATAGTACATGGCCAGTGGTTCTAATCATCTACAACTTACCACCATGGGAGGTTATGCAAGAGCAAAACTTCATTTTGTCTATGATAATTTCGGGACCCAAGTCACCGGGAAATGATATCGATGTTTATTTACAACCCCTTATAGAAGAATTGAAGGAATTATGGTATGTTGGTGTTACCACTTACGATGCTTCGAAGAAAGAGTATTTTCAGTTGCGCGCAGCATTGCTTGGCACTATTAATGACTTTCCTGCACTAGCTATGCTCTCCGGGTGGAGCACCAAGGGGTCCTTAGCATGTCCGTGTTGTGGGTCCGACCCATGTTCAACTCGACTGCGGTATGGAGGTAAGTTTTGTTACATGCAACATCGCGGTTCTTGCCTGCTGATCACAAGTGGCGACAACAGACAACACCCTTCAACGGGGAAAAAGAGCTTAGAGAAAAACCACATCTAA